The genomic interval CCTTTATCTCGATGCCGGTCGGATCGATGGTGATCCGGTCGAAGAATTCGGCGGACACGAAAGGGAACGGGGAGACTTCAAACTCGTCGCTCCCCTCGTATTTCGGTGTCAAGACGGCACCAGCACCGATGACGACGTGCCAATCGTGCAGCGCTTGGCGAACCGGCCCGAAACGCTCCGGGTCCGGAGCGGCCGGGGCGGCCTGTTCGCCGCTTCCGAAGTCGGCGGCTTGCGCGGCAAAGGTCGATAAGAATAGCGACGCCACGGCGATGGACAACAGCCGGGACTGATCGGCGGTCAGTTTTAGAGAGGCAGACATGAATGCTCCGAGGTTGAGTTTGCGCGCATCCCCCGAGACCGACCTGGAAGCACGCCACGCCTCAGAAGTGCCATGCGCGGCCGGCACCGCGTGTTGGATGTTGTTAAGAGTTGTTTCTGCTTCGGCGGCCGTTCTGCGCCCTTAGAAACATTTCTTCATAATCGCGGGCGAGGACGGCCTCGCCTGGCATGATAAGGATGAGGTGGATCAACGGAGGTGGCGGATTGATTGATGAACGCGCGCGAGCGGCCGTCGAACGGCCGAGGATACTGATCGTCGAGGACGATCGGCAAATCGCCGAAATGCTGCGGGACAGCCTTGTTGAGCAAGGCATGGATGCGGAGCTCGCAGGCGATGGCGCAGCGATGGACGCGAAAATGCGTGCAATGCCCTTTGATCTCGTTGTCCTTGATGTGATGCTGCCCGGTGAAGATGGTCTTAGTCTCTGCCGGCGCCTGCGCGCGGGCGGCGGCATCCCGATCCTGATGCTGACATCTTTGAGCACCGACATTGACCGGATCGTCGGGCTGGAAATCGGCGCGGACGACTACGTCACCAAACCTTTCGTCCTGCGGGAGCTCATGGCTCGGATCAAAGGCCTCCTGCGTCGGTCGGGCTTGTCCGCGCAGCGAGGGGTAAGGCTCGCACATAGGCTTTTGCGTTTCGACGGCTGGCGGATCGATCCGGCTCGGCGTCAAGTTCACGATCCGGCCCAGGCCAGGATTGCCATGACGACTCACGAGTTCGATCTGCTCCTGGCATTTTGCCGCAACGCCGGGCGGGTTCTGACCCGCGAGCAGCTGCTTGCGGTAACGCATGCCGGCCTTGCCGGCCCGATCGAGCGCAGCATCGATGTCCACATCAGCCGCCTCAGGCAGAAAATCGAGAAGGACCCACGCGATCCACTCCTTATCAAAACCGTGCGGCTCGGCGGGTACGTTTTTACCGGACAGGTGGAAGAGGCCGATGTTTAGGCGGCTGCGTCGTGTCACGATGACGATCCGCGGCCAGATCACCATCATCATTCTGGTGGCGCTGGTGACGATCGTAACCATGGGCGACGCGGTGGAGCGCTGGGCCAGGAAAGATCTTGCCGCACCGGATCTCGAAAACATTGCCGAAAAGCTGAACGCCATCGCCGAGCTTCTCGGACCCGCTTCACCCGAAGAACGGCAGATCATTCTCACCAATGCACGTCGAGCCAAGTGGGATATCGAACTCGCGCCGGCGGCGACCGTGAGCCGGTTTGTAGGAGCTTCGAGCCGCCAGAGCTTTCTGGACATTGCTGCTGCCCGGTTGTTTCCGCCTGACAACGAACCGCCAATCGGTGGCTGGCAGACCTTTCTCGATGACCGGCGCGTGATCGCCGCTCGGGTCGACGACTCCACGATCGTCATCACCTCGGGCTTTCCGGATTCTATGCTGAGCAGCGCGTTCCTGGGGCGCGGCCCCTATTACTTTGTCGCCTTTTTCGTATTGATCGGCTTTTTCTTCATATTCGCAATCAGGGCGATCACGGAACCCATACGGCGCATTGCGCATGCGGCAGGGGTTTCCGATATCACCACCGGTTCTCCCGTCTTCCCAGAGCAAGGAACAATTGAGATCGTCGCATTGGCCCGGGCGTTGAATGGCATGCGTCGGCGGATCGGTCTCATGATCGAAGCCCGAACCCGCATGCTGCGCGGCATTGGCCATGACCTGCGCACGCCGCTAACGCGGCTGAAGCTGCGTGTGGAGCGGATGGAGGAAAGCGCACGGAAGGACGCCCTGCTCTCCGATATCGATCGTATCGAGAGCCTTCTCGTTGAGAGCCTGAACTATCTTCGAAACGACTATGCGACCGAGATGATCGAGCTCGTCGACGTCGCAAGCATTCTGCAAACGGTCTGCAGCGAATTCGCCGATATCGGCCACGCCGTCCGGTACACCGGGTCGAACAGGCTTCTTGCCAGATGCCGGCCGCTCTCCATCACGCGCGCGGTTTCCAATCTTTGCGATAATGCCGTTAAATTTTCAGGCAAGGCGGAGGTGACCATGGTCGAGCGGCCGGAAGCCGTGATGATCGTCGTTGAAGATGACGGGCCTGGCATTCCCCGGGAGCTTCGAGAGCGAGTGCTCGAACCCTTTTTTAAGTCGGACCAGTCTCGCGCCGAAGGAGGCTTCGGACTTGGTTTGTCGATTGTCGCAGACATCATACATTCCCACCAAGGCACCCTGGAACTGCGGCAACGCACGCCACGCGGTCTCAGCGTCGTTCTGACAATACCCAAATAAGCGCACATTTGGACGAATGAGATCGGGGCGGCGGCTCAGAATTGCTCCCGGTCGCGGCCAGCGACTGCCGCGCCATGGGCCAAGCGCTTCATCCAGACCGCCCTTAGGAGCGGGCCTACGTCGTCGCCTACCCCAACTCGGACATGCGCGCCGCCGAACTGCCAGGATTGGCACAGGCCTCACGGAAGTTAAACTCAAACTATGGATCACCAGTCTCGCTACCCAGAACAACCTGCAGAGGCTCTACATCTCGACCCGCGCCAGCGCGCCCCTCGGAAAGGTTTTCGAGCTCACCAGCTTGGGGAGCCTTGGCGCGGTGAGTTCGCAGAACAACGGCGGGCCCTCCGCAGAGTGTGCTCTCTGCCGCTCATGAGATCAGGCAGGAACATAGGTCAGCTTGATCACATTCTCGTCGATCAGATCATGGCTCACAAGACGAAGCGGCGGCCGGGGTCCGGCGAAATAGGGTTTGCCGTGGCCAAGCACGACGGGATGCAGGTAGATGTGATATTCATCGATCAGGCCGAGTCCGGTAAGGCTTTGCGCCAAGGCCGGCCCGGCAACTTCGATCTCTCCGTCACGCGCGGCCTTTAGTGCGCGCATCGCGCCCTCGAGATCATCCCCGACAAGGCTGGCGTTGGGGCCGACCGACGTCAACGACCGCGAGACCACCCATTTCGGCTGCTTCCGCCATGCCGCTGCGAAGGCCTGTTCCTCTGCATTCCACTCGGGATGATCCTCATCCCAATAACGCATGACCTCATACATCTGGCGGCCGTAGACGCTGCCCGTCTGCC from Rhizobium lentis carries:
- a CDS encoding response regulator transcription factor, yielding MRWINGGGGLIDERARAAVERPRILIVEDDRQIAEMLRDSLVEQGMDAELAGDGAAMDAKMRAMPFDLVVLDVMLPGEDGLSLCRRLRAGGGIPILMLTSLSTDIDRIVGLEIGADDYVTKPFVLRELMARIKGLLRRSGLSAQRGVRLAHRLLRFDGWRIDPARRQVHDPAQARIAMTTHEFDLLLAFCRNAGRVLTREQLLAVTHAGLAGPIERSIDVHISRLRQKIEKDPRDPLLIKTVRLGGYVFTGQVEEADV
- a CDS encoding ATP-binding protein, coding for MFRRLRRVTMTIRGQITIIILVALVTIVTMGDAVERWARKDLAAPDLENIAEKLNAIAELLGPASPEERQIILTNARRAKWDIELAPAATVSRFVGASSRQSFLDIAAARLFPPDNEPPIGGWQTFLDDRRVIAARVDDSTIVITSGFPDSMLSSAFLGRGPYYFVAFFVLIGFFFIFAIRAITEPIRRIAHAAGVSDITTGSPVFPEQGTIEIVALARALNGMRRRIGLMIEARTRMLRGIGHDLRTPLTRLKLRVERMEESARKDALLSDIDRIESLLVESLNYLRNDYATEMIELVDVASILQTVCSEFADIGHAVRYTGSNRLLARCRPLSITRAVSNLCDNAVKFSGKAEVTMVERPEAVMIVVEDDGPGIPRELRERVLEPFFKSDQSRAEGGFGLGLSIVADIIHSHQGTLELRQRTPRGLSVVLTIPK
- a CDS encoding dihydrofolate reductase family protein, encoding MAKLVFGMNQSLDGYVDHTAFGPSPILFRHFVEQAQRQTGSVYGRQMYEVMRYWDEDHPEWNAEEQAFAAAWRKQPKWVVSRSLTSVGPNASLVGDDLEGAMRALKAARDGEIEVAGPALAQSLTGLGLIDEYHIYLHPVVLGHGKPYFAGPRPPLRLVSHDLIDENVIKLTYVPA